The Ketobacter alkanivorans genome includes the window CCGCAAAATCCAAATCACGAATCAAAACAGACCTGCCCTGGATGCACCTTGGTGCCTTGGTGTTGGTGGTCGGTCTGCTGCTGTTTTTGGTGTTGAGTAGAGACAACGCAACCGGCCACAGCCCAGCGCTCGATGCGGGCTCCAGCGTGACAACTGACCTTGCCTCCGGGGCGCGGTTAAGCAGTGAGCCTGCCGTCAATCAGAGCCCATTAGCCAATGAACCCTCCGCCATACCAGAGCCGTCTACAAGCAAAACGCAGGCAGAACCGATTAAAGCTGAGCCCGTTGTCAGTGAATCGGTGAAGGCGTCTGAAATTGAGCAGGCTGCTGAACCTGTTTCTAAACCTATAAAGGAAGAAACAGCCGCCTCTGAGGCGAAAACAGCATTAGCTGCAAGCGATAAGCCCCCAGCAAAGGCCGAAGCAGTGAAACAGCCTGAGGCAGTGGTTGTGCCCAAGCCGAAGGAGGCACCCAAGCAGACGCCCAAGTCGGCGGATGCGCGCACTGCGTGGATATTGTCGCTGCCGCCAGAACATTATGCTTTGCAGCTCTTGGGCGCCAAGGAAAAAAGCACCGTAGACAAGTTTCTCGCCATGTATCCCAGTGTCCAGAAGCTTTCCTATTATAAGACTCAACGAAATGGTGCGCCCTGGTTTGTCGTGGTGCAAGCCAGCTTCCCAAACTATGAGGCGGCCAAGGCTGCGGTGGCGAAATTGCCTCAAAAACTGCAGAAACAGGGTCCGTGGATCCGAAAAATCGAAGCAATTCAAAAAGATCTAAAAAACTAGGCAGTCATCGTTAACTTATTCATTTCTGGACTGTTTTTTGCGTGTTTAAGACGACTGAGACAGGTAAATGCCATGTAGAATGGCCCCTGTCCATACGGTTGGGTTTGTTCAAACAGGGGTTCGCATGTAAAATGGCTCTCCATTTTTGCCCGCCTGTACCATTGGGCCTGCGAGAATCACTAATAACCTATTGAATTCACTGGAAAAAGGGCTTTCGCTTGTGATGAGTGTACAGAGTGGTGGGCTCTACCATCCTGACCAGTTTAGAGACAACTGCGGCTTTGGCTTGATTGCCCATATGAAGGGCGAGGCCAGTCATAACCTATTGCAGACTGCGATCGAATCGTTGACCTGCATGACGCACCGTGGCGGTATTGCTGCGGATGGCAAGACCGGCGATGGCTGTGGCTTGCTGCTTAAAATGCCGGAAAGTTTCTTCCGTTCTGTTGCCAAGGAAACCTTTGGCAAACAGCTGACGGCGCATTTTGCTGTGGGCATGACGTTCCTGTCCCAAGACGTCGACAAAGCGGCATTTGCCCGCTCTGCGATGGAGCAGGAAATCACCAAGCAAGGCTTGGAAGTAGTAGGCTGGCGCACTGTTCCTGTGGACAGCAGCGTCTGTGGTCGTATTGCGTTGGAGAGCCTGCCTACCATCGAGCAATTGTTCATCAACAGTGATGGCATATCGGGTCAGGAGCTGAACCGACGATTGTTCTTCGCTCGCCGTCACGCAGAAGTGGCCCTGCAGGAAGACAGAGACTTTTACATTACCAGTCTGTCTGCCTCTGTGGTGTCCTACAAAGGTCTGGTGATGCCGGCGGATCTGCCAGCGTTCTACCTGGATCTTGCCAACAAGGATATGGGAACAGCGATCTGTGTTTTCCACCAGCGCTTCTCAACCAATACCTTGCCACGCTGGCCTTTGGCCCAGCCGTTCCGTTACCTGGCCCACAATGGTGAGATCAATACCATCATGGGTAACCGTAACTGGTCGGTGGCGCGTACCAGCAAATTCAAATCCGATCTGCTGCCTTGCCTGGATGAAATCACCCCGCTGGTAAACCGTACCGGTTCCGACTCTTCCAGCCTGGATAACATGTTGGAGCTGTTGTTGGCGGGTGGCGTGGATATCTATCGTGCCGTGCGCATGATGGTTCCCCCTGCCTGGCAGAACGTAGAAACCATGGACGCGGATCTGCGTGCGTTCTATGAATACAACTCCATGCATATGGAGCCTTGGGATGGCCCTGCCGGTCTGGTTATGACCGATGGCCGTCACGCAATCTGTATGCTGGATCGAAACGGCCTGCGTCCGGCGCGCTGGGTGATCACCAAAAATGATTACATCACACTGGCCTCAGAGATCGGTGTGTATTCCTACAAGCCAGAAGATGTAGTGGCAAAAGGTCGTGTTGGCCCCGGTCAGATTTTAGTGGTAGACACCGAGACTGGCGAGCTGCTGCACACCGCTGATGTGGATAATCGCCTCAAGACCGGTCAGCCCTACAAGCAGTGGCTGAAAGACAACGCCATTCGCATTCAGGATACTCTCACCGATGAGACCCGTTCCATCGAGCAGCTGGATCCTGCAGCCATTAAGACCTACCAGAAACTGTTCCAGATCTCTTTCGAAGAGCGGGATCAGGTAATTCGACCTATGGCCGAGAATGGTCAGGAAGCGGTAGGTTCCATGGGTGACGATACGCCGATGGCAGTGCTGTCAGCCAAAGTGCGCCCCCTGTATGACTTCTTCCGTCAGCAGTTCGCGCAGGTAACCAACCCGCCGATCGACCCGTTACGTGAATCCATCGTCATGTCGCTGGAAACCTGTGTCGGTGCCGAGCGCAACGTATTTGAAGAAACCCCGGAGCACGCCGATCGCGCGATTCTGACGTCGCCTGTGTTATCACACAGCAAGTTCCAGCAGTTGCTTTCCATTGAGCGCAAAGGCTACGCGGTGCAACGCATTTCATTGAACTATGATGCGACTATCAGTCTGCGTCAGGCGGTGCAGAATGTGTGTAAGCAGGCAGAAGAAGCTGCCCGTTCCGGCAAAGTGATTCTGGTGCTGAGCGATCGTGACATTGCCGAGAACAAACTGCCGATTCCTGCGTTGATGGCAACCGGTGCTGTGCATCACCACCTGACCAATAACGCGCTGCGTTGCGATAGCAACATTGTAGTTGAGACGGCCAGCGCCCGAGATCCTCACCATTTTGCCTGTCTGATCGGCTTTGGTGCTACGGCGATCTACCCCTATCTGGCATTTGATGTGATCTGCGATTTGGTGCGTACCGGTGAAGTCCTGATGGACCCCATCGACGCCCAGAAGAATTTCCGCAAGGCCATCGATAAGGGCCTGCTGAAGATCCTGTCCAAGATGGGTATCTCAACCATCGCATCCTATCGTGGTGCGCAGCTGTTTGAAGCCGTGGGTATTGCGAACGAAGTGGCTGATAGCTGTTTCTGTGGAGTGCAAAGTCGCATTCAAGGTGCCGGTTTCGCTGATTTTGAAGCCGATGCCAAGCGCCTTGCTGCCGATGCCTGGAAAGCTCGCAAGCCAATCGAACAGGGCGGCATCCTGAAATTTGTACACGGTGGCGAATACCATGCGTTTAACCCTGACGTAGTGGGCGCGCTGCACAAAGCTGTACAGTCCGGAAATTTCGAAGACTATCGTGAATACGCTGCCCTGACGCAGGATCGTCCGGTGGCGGCGATTCGTGATTTGCTCGGCCTCAAAACCGACGTGAATCCGATCAGTATTGATGATGTTGAGCCCATGGAAAGCATCTTGCCGCGGTTTGATTCTGCCGGCATGTCCCTGGGAGCATTGAGCCCCGAAGCCCATGAAGCCATTGCAATGGCCATGAACCGCTTGGGTGGGCGCAGCAACTCTGGTGAAGGTGGTGAAGATCCAGCGCGCTTTGGCACCGATAAAGTATCGAAAATCAAGCAGGTGGCCTCCGGTCGCTTTGGTGTAACACCGCACTACCTGGTGAACGCTGAAGTATTGCAGATCAAGGTTGCTCAGGGCGCCAAGCCCGGTGAAGGTGGCCAGTTACCCGGCGGTAAGGTGAACGATTTGATTGCTCGCCTGCGTTATTCCGTACCGGGTGTGACCCTGATTTCGCCGCCGCCGCACCACGATATCTACTCCATCGAAGATCTG containing:
- a CDS encoding SPOR domain-containing protein, whose amino-acid sequence is MTALNQPDIEPKLGDDLHEDEPALGAASPFDDGDVEGLFFPGGGRQELLDQIAHLLRYGPSLLLLYGDQGVGKHYLIDRLLSQLDPDLFDVALVQADVLMNPEVLLAGLSGPWHSRAPFNVASLQPQLVECASAADDASRVLLLVVSHSQFLDDGSVELLSIMLASCAGLPVKVVLVLDASDPEDVMQLSPLFDQVPDHFRALLAPLTRDETAAYLAYRLHTGGLGHVHFSEAHVDQIFNHSLGNVVRVNQIAAELLLASLPAKSKSRIKTDLPWMHLGALVLVVGLLLFLVLSRDNATGHSPALDAGSSVTTDLASGARLSSEPAVNQSPLANEPSAIPEPSTSKTQAEPIKAEPVVSESVKASEIEQAAEPVSKPIKEETAASEAKTALAASDKPPAKAEAVKQPEAVVVPKPKEAPKQTPKSADARTAWILSLPPEHYALQLLGAKEKSTVDKFLAMYPSVQKLSYYKTQRNGAPWFVVVQASFPNYEAAKAAVAKLPQKLQKQGPWIRKIEAIQKDLKN
- the gltB gene encoding glutamate synthase large subunit; its protein translation is MSVQSGGLYHPDQFRDNCGFGLIAHMKGEASHNLLQTAIESLTCMTHRGGIAADGKTGDGCGLLLKMPESFFRSVAKETFGKQLTAHFAVGMTFLSQDVDKAAFARSAMEQEITKQGLEVVGWRTVPVDSSVCGRIALESLPTIEQLFINSDGISGQELNRRLFFARRHAEVALQEDRDFYITSLSASVVSYKGLVMPADLPAFYLDLANKDMGTAICVFHQRFSTNTLPRWPLAQPFRYLAHNGEINTIMGNRNWSVARTSKFKSDLLPCLDEITPLVNRTGSDSSSLDNMLELLLAGGVDIYRAVRMMVPPAWQNVETMDADLRAFYEYNSMHMEPWDGPAGLVMTDGRHAICMLDRNGLRPARWVITKNDYITLASEIGVYSYKPEDVVAKGRVGPGQILVVDTETGELLHTADVDNRLKTGQPYKQWLKDNAIRIQDTLTDETRSIEQLDPAAIKTYQKLFQISFEERDQVIRPMAENGQEAVGSMGDDTPMAVLSAKVRPLYDFFRQQFAQVTNPPIDPLRESIVMSLETCVGAERNVFEETPEHADRAILTSPVLSHSKFQQLLSIERKGYAVQRISLNYDATISLRQAVQNVCKQAEEAARSGKVILVLSDRDIAENKLPIPALMATGAVHHHLTNNALRCDSNIVVETASARDPHHFACLIGFGATAIYPYLAFDVICDLVRTGEVLMDPIDAQKNFRKAIDKGLLKILSKMGISTIASYRGAQLFEAVGIANEVADSCFCGVQSRIQGAGFADFEADAKRLAADAWKARKPIEQGGILKFVHGGEYHAFNPDVVGALHKAVQSGNFEDYREYAALTQDRPVAAIRDLLGLKTDVNPISIDDVEPMESILPRFDSAGMSLGALSPEAHEAIAMAMNRLGGRSNSGEGGEDPARFGTDKVSKIKQVASGRFGVTPHYLVNAEVLQIKVAQGAKPGEGGQLPGGKVNDLIARLRYSVPGVTLISPPPHHDIYSIEDLAQLIYDLKQVNPSALVSVKLVSEPGVGTIAAGVAKAYADLITISGYDGGTAASPLTSIRYAGSPWELGLSEAHQALRGNDLRDKIRLQTDGGLKNGLDVVKAAILGAESFGFGTIPMIALGCKYLRICHLNNCATGVATQQDKLREDYFIGAPEMVMNFFKFVALETREWMARLGVSKLEDLVGRTDLLDLLDGVTEKQRNLDLSPILSSSHVPQDKPHTCQVDKNAPFDKGELAERMVKETLSTIEAKSGGEFEFRITNCDRSIGARLSGEIAKRHGNQGMAEAPITIRFNGTAGQSFGVWNAGGLDMYLEGDANDYVGKGMTGGKLVIRPPKGSPFKSQETSIIGNTCLYGATGGKLFASGQAGERFGVRNSGVHAVVEGVGDHGCEYMTGGLVTVLGRTGYNFGAGMTGGFAYVLDEDKTFVDKYNHELVEIQRINSEEMEAYRNHLVGVIEEFVAETGSTWGQHIIDNFDDYVGQFWLVKPKAASVQKLLNSIRHRPE